The following coding sequences are from one Arcobacter nitrofigilis DSM 7299 window:
- a CDS encoding YhdP family protein, whose protein sequence is MDSFSFGNFSISKFYIKIDKKLILRIDEIDIKNKKTKVHSSFEDIKSMISKAPMILDLFQSIDIETMKIADNTFKIRLDDDYIYVDNKFVNIASQYSKEGDVLKLNIYSIYLKDLDLLLLGKIKLDLHNNILVFLGNYDYKNLASGQLNIQSNKEELDFFINSGEMKDIKFIKKYVSLDKIAESWMYDNVKGKIYLDYLYGKVNLKTLRPILKSIKGYARVTDAKVKFHNDLDAVETPLINLQYQNDNLLINLKKPIFKGISIDGSFVDIHDMTSLKYGHVDVTLKATHMLDDNVLGILKAYKINLPIKQLSGKTDANVHLYIPYDSPMKTFGVFKSKDSTFKINDFEFYSKQGSVDLINSDLIIKDTDFVHKDMIDAKVNLNINTKTMDSKGDALLNKFLIKSDNQEIVNIENKKINFGIDFKENTKFTIDDLETEILFQKTGTDINIKDIGKIYPYSKLLKDLAIKKGDIDIKLDDKNNINFLTNLYDLKLPLKKDGKKVDSLRLFGLINDKKTTINTYSNDLKIDIIKDKINLIINSYDIDLADEKDKNSLGQDLSIRLINSNIFLKDNSFYSIDSNIDLIKDNVFFDGTFGKLDIPISNGKKKIDTLNIKGYSKKDLIKVISKDKNIDFTLKNDNDFYLKLKNYDLMYDTETSRVDKYKKVKIEGKNSNIIVNDKYKVLADKYNITSNGNKAIFDLDYLNGKIRYTRDIYKNISLDAKNINDNFVNTFFDKELIKGGSFSLTADGKYNFMSGKMLFNKNRLLNLNILNNIITLVNTSPALINPLLAIPAVFGMVTNGGFNLNGYAVNEGYVNFTYDFDNKILNLIKIHTIGNSVDFDGYATINLKDSTIDSSVDLIFMKDYSKIVSYIPGLSYIFLGDDKRVSTKVDITGNLNDPKIDTNLAKDSISAPIDVLKRIITSPAKLFEK, encoded by the coding sequence TTGGATTCATTCTCTTTTGGTAATTTTTCAATTTCGAAATTCTATATAAAAATTGATAAAAAGCTCATTTTACGAATAGATGAAATAGACATAAAAAACAAAAAAACAAAAGTTCATAGCTCATTTGAAGATATAAAGTCTATGATAAGCAAAGCTCCTATGATTTTGGACTTGTTTCAAAGTATTGATATAGAAACTATGAAAATAGCAGATAACACCTTTAAAATAAGACTAGATGATGATTATATATATGTAGATAATAAGTTTGTAAATATAGCTTCTCAATACTCAAAAGAGGGTGATGTATTAAAATTGAATATTTATTCTATTTACTTAAAAGATCTTGATTTATTGCTTTTGGGAAAAATAAAATTGGATTTACATAATAATATTTTAGTTTTTTTAGGGAATTATGATTATAAAAATTTAGCAAGTGGTCAATTAAATATTCAATCCAACAAAGAAGAACTTGATTTTTTTATAAATTCTGGTGAGATGAAAGATATAAAATTTATAAAAAAATATGTAAGTTTGGACAAAATAGCTGAATCATGGATGTATGATAATGTAAAAGGGAAAATCTATTTAGATTATTTGTATGGAAAAGTTAATTTAAAAACTTTAAGACCTATTTTAAAAAGTATCAAAGGATATGCAAGAGTTACCGATGCAAAGGTCAAATTTCATAATGATTTGGATGCTGTAGAAACACCACTTATAAATCTCCAGTATCAAAATGATAATTTACTAATTAATTTAAAAAAGCCTATTTTTAAAGGTATAAGTATTGATGGTAGTTTTGTAGATATACATGATATGACAAGTTTAAAATATGGACATGTTGATGTAACTTTAAAAGCTACTCATATGCTTGATGATAATGTCTTAGGCATTTTAAAAGCCTATAAGATAAATCTTCCAATAAAACAACTATCAGGTAAAACTGATGCTAATGTACACTTATACATACCCTATGACTCTCCTATGAAGACTTTTGGTGTATTTAAAAGTAAAGATTCAACTTTCAAGATAAATGATTTTGAGTTTTATTCAAAACAAGGAAGTGTGGATTTAATAAATAGTGATCTAATTATAAAAGATACTGATTTTGTCCATAAAGATATGATAGATGCAAAAGTAAATCTAAATATTAATACTAAAACTATGGATTCAAAAGGTGATGCTTTATTGAATAAATTTTTAATAAAAAGTGACAATCAAGAAATTGTAAATATAGAAAACAAAAAAATTAATTTTGGCATAGACTTTAAAGAAAATACAAAATTTACTATTGATGATTTGGAAACTGAAATTTTATTTCAAAAAACTGGTACAGATATAAATATCAAAGATATAGGGAAAATCTATCCGTATTCAAAACTTTTAAAAGATTTAGCTATAAAAAAGGGTGACATAGATATAAAATTAGATGATAAAAATAATATTAATTTTTTGACAAATCTGTATGATCTTAAATTACCATTAAAAAAAGATGGCAAAAAAGTAGATAGTTTAAGATTATTTGGATTGATTAATGATAAAAAAACTACTATAAATACATATTCCAATGATCTTAAAATCGATATTATAAAGGATAAAATTAATTTGATAATTAATTCTTATGATATTGATTTAGCTGATGAAAAAGATAAAAATAGTTTAGGCCAAGACTTAAGTATTAGATTAATAAATTCCAACATATTCTTAAAAGATAATAGCTTTTATTCTATAGATTCAAATATAGATTTAATAAAAGATAATGTATTTTTTGATGGTACTTTTGGAAAACTTGATATTCCAATTAGTAATGGGAAAAAGAAAATAGATACTTTAAATATAAAAGGATATTCTAAAAAAGATTTAATAAAAGTTATTTCAAAAGATAAAAATATTGATTTCACTTTGAAAAATGATAATGATTTTTATTTAAAACTAAAAAACTATGATTTGATGTATGATACTGAAACTTCAAGGGTAGATAAGTATAAAAAAGTGAAAATTGAAGGTAAAAATTCAAATATAATTGTAAATGATAAATATAAGGTTTTAGCAGACAAGTATAATATTACTTCAAATGGAAACAAAGCGATATTTGATTTAGATTATTTAAATGGAAAAATAAGATATACAAGAGATATCTATAAAAATATTAGTTTAGATGCTAAAAATATTAATGATAACTTTGTAAATACTTTTTTTGATAAAGAGCTTATAAAAGGAGGAAGTTTTTCCTTAACTGCTGATGGGAAATACAATTTTATGAGTGGGAAAATGCTTTTTAATAAAAATAGATTATTAAATTTAAATATATTAAATAACATCATTACTTTAGTAAATACAAGTCCTGCTCTTATTAACCCTTTATTAGCTATTCCTGCAGTTTTTGGAATGGTTACAAATGGTGGATTCAATCTAAATGGATATGCTGTAAATGAAGGATATGTGAATTTTACTTATGATTTTGATAATAAAATATTAAACTTGATTAAGATACACACAATTGGCAATTCTGTTGATTTTGATGGTTATGCAACAATTAATCTAAAAGATTCAACTATAGACTCAAGTGTTGATTTAATTTTTATGAAAGATTATAGTAAGATTGTTAGTTATATACCAGGTTTGAGTTATATCTTTTTAGGTGATGATAAAAGAGTATCTACAAAAGTTGATATTACAGGTAATTTAAATGATCCTAAAATAGATACAAATTTGGCTAAAGATTCTATTTCAGCACCAATTGATGTTTTAAAAAGAATAATTACTTCACCAGCAAAGCTATTTGAGAAGTAA
- a CDS encoding ABC transporter permease, with amino-acid sequence MNNQLINFVVKKYLKFDKKNPFISISAILAFVGVAVGVMVLIITMAIMNGTEKEFKDKLFTMNYPLSVYAKFGNGINDNLLNHLEKKFPNLKFSPYISSQAIVQHDEKISGGLIFGVDPKREAKINSIYAKATKNLVLNKYDLITGIGTSDKLYLYDDSKVTMYFTSLNPNGFSMMPKMKRFNYKGSFSSGLNAYDNSYMYTSAAALRTILRKKDDYYDGIHIYSNDAFNDIKLLEKELQKYPSVGVIGWWQQNGNFFSAMALEKKALFVVLMLIILVASLNIISSLLMTVMSRRKEIALLLSMGATNKEIKKIFLKLGIVIGFSGIIIGTFLGFFGIFILDNFNIISLPADVYGTSKLPLDLDMIDFISIMIGSVIIILLSSYYPASKATKIDVIDVLRNE; translated from the coding sequence TTGAATAATCAACTTATTAACTTTGTTGTCAAAAAATACTTAAAATTTGACAAAAAAAACCCTTTTATATCAATAAGTGCTATTTTAGCATTTGTTGGTGTAGCTGTTGGTGTTATGGTACTTATCATAACAATGGCTATCATGAATGGAACAGAAAAAGAGTTTAAAGATAAACTTTTTACTATGAATTATCCTTTATCTGTTTATGCTAAGTTTGGAAATGGAATAAATGATAATTTACTTAATCATCTTGAAAAAAAATTCCCAAATTTAAAATTTTCTCCATATATATCTTCTCAAGCAATAGTACAACATGATGAAAAAATATCAGGTGGTCTGATTTTTGGTGTTGATCCCAAAAGAGAAGCTAAAATAAACTCTATTTATGCAAAAGCAACTAAAAACCTAGTTTTAAATAAATATGATTTAATAACAGGAATTGGAACATCTGATAAGCTTTATTTATATGATGATAGTAAAGTAACCATGTATTTTACCTCTTTAAATCCAAATGGCTTTTCAATGATGCCCAAAATGAAAAGATTTAACTACAAGGGTTCTTTTAGTTCAGGATTAAATGCATATGACAACTCTTATATGTACACATCAGCTGCTGCTTTAAGAACCATATTAAGAAAAAAAGATGATTATTATGATGGTATTCATATTTATTCAAATGATGCCTTTAATGATATTAAATTACTAGAAAAAGAGCTACAAAAATACCCAAGTGTTGGAGTAATTGGTTGGTGGCAACAAAATGGAAATTTTTTCTCGGCAATGGCATTAGAGAAAAAAGCTCTTTTTGTTGTTTTGATGTTGATTATATTAGTAGCTTCACTTAATATCATTTCATCATTACTTATGACAGTTATGAGTAGAAGAAAAGAGATAGCCCTACTTTTATCAATGGGTGCAACAAATAAAGAGATAAAGAAAATATTTTTAAAACTTGGTATTGTAATTGGTTTTTCTGGTATTATAATCGGTACATTTTTAGGTTTTTTTGGTATTTTTATACTTGATAATTTTAATATTATTTCTCTTCCAGCTGATGTTTATGGAACAAGTAAACTTCCCTTGGATTTAGATATGATAGATTTCATATCAATTATGATAGGCTCAGTAATAATAATATTATTATCTTCATATTATCCAGCATCAAAAGCTACTAAAATTGATGTTATTGATGTTCTAAGAAACGAATAA
- the secA gene encoding preprotein translocase subunit SecA yields MLNIFSKIFGTRNDKEVKRYKKRAETITLLEPKYEQMSDDELKATFETLKSDVQSESAKLDDILNDVFAIIREASKRVLNMRHYDVQLIGGMVLHDGRIAEMKTGEGKTLVASLPVILNAMTGKGVHVVTVNDYLASRDAAELSPLYNFLGFTIGTILGDIRDEEERKAQYACDITYGTNNEFGFDYLRDNMNYDLNECVQRQHHFVIVDEVDSILIDEARTPLIISGPSNRKGSDYAKADQIAKQLEKGEKIEPKRADEHAITTGDFIVDEKSKSVLLTEQGQKRAEELFGVENLYLLENATLSHTLDQALKANYVFEIDVDYVVKDNEVIIVDEFTGRLSEGRRFSEGLHQALEAKEKVSIQDESQTLADITFQNYFRMYDKLAGMTGTAQTEATEFAEIYNLDVVSIPTNVPVVRDDRNDLIYKSEREKFNAVCDKIAELHKKGQPVLVGTASIEKSEKLHEILKQKKIPHTVLNAKQHEKEGKIIADAGQKGAVTIATNMAGRGVDIKLTQEILDLGGLAIIGTERHESRRIDNQLRGRAGRQGDVGVSQFYLSLEDNLLRIFGSDKIKGIMERLGIEEGEHIESKMVTRAVENAQKKVETMHFESRKHLLEYDDVANKQRKVIYSFRNDLLDPNFKITEKLDENRAEYITNLLMHANIINGMAAEDFDYDFIINKVKEELNLELTLEDIKAESFDDLQEKLLTIIKEVYEEKMSMAAPEQKAEIERILYLQILDNAWREHLYSMDNLKTGIGLRGYNQKDPLVEYKKESYNMFLELIANIKNEIIKILFTVQLRDSQEEEKEKEAIEAMKAKMIEASENISTNFEEVPRAEKKIARNDPCPCGSGKKYKQCCGVSGPKRGLIAGK; encoded by the coding sequence ATGTTAAATATTTTTTCAAAAATTTTTGGTACGAGAAATGATAAAGAAGTAAAAAGATATAAAAAAAGAGCTGAAACTATAACTCTACTTGAACCAAAGTATGAGCAAATGAGTGATGATGAGTTAAAAGCTACATTTGAAACTTTAAAAAGTGATGTTCAAAGTGAATCAGCAAAATTAGATGATATTTTAAATGACGTATTTGCAATAATTAGGGAAGCTAGTAAAAGAGTCCTAAATATGAGACATTATGATGTTCAATTAATAGGTGGTATGGTTTTACATGATGGAAGAATAGCAGAAATGAAAACAGGTGAAGGTAAAACTTTAGTTGCTTCATTACCAGTTATATTAAATGCTATGACAGGCAAAGGTGTGCATGTAGTTACAGTAAATGACTACCTAGCTTCTAGAGATGCTGCTGAACTATCACCTTTATATAATTTCCTTGGCTTTACTATTGGTACAATATTAGGTGATATTAGAGATGAAGAAGAAAGAAAAGCTCAATATGCTTGTGATATTACGTATGGTACAAACAATGAATTTGGGTTTGATTATTTAAGAGATAACATGAATTATGATTTAAATGAGTGTGTTCAAAGACAACATCACTTTGTAATCGTAGATGAAGTGGATTCAATCTTAATTGATGAAGCAAGAACTCCTCTTATTATATCAGGGCCATCAAATAGAAAAGGTTCAGATTATGCAAAAGCTGACCAAATTGCCAAACAACTTGAAAAAGGTGAAAAAATTGAGCCTAAAAGAGCTGATGAGCATGCTATTACAACTGGGGATTTTATTGTTGATGAAAAAAGCAAATCTGTTCTTTTAACAGAACAAGGTCAAAAGAGAGCAGAAGAATTATTTGGAGTTGAAAACCTTTATTTACTTGAAAATGCAACACTATCTCATACTTTAGACCAAGCACTTAAAGCTAACTATGTATTTGAAATAGATGTTGATTATGTTGTAAAAGACAATGAAGTAATCATAGTAGATGAATTTACAGGAAGATTAAGTGAAGGAAGAAGATTCTCTGAAGGTTTACACCAAGCACTTGAAGCAAAAGAGAAGGTTTCTATTCAAGATGAATCACAAACTCTAGCAGATATTACATTCCAAAATTACTTTAGAATGTATGACAAATTAGCTGGTATGACAGGGACTGCTCAAACAGAAGCAACAGAGTTTGCTGAGATTTATAACCTTGATGTTGTATCTATTCCTACAAATGTACCAGTTGTTCGTGATGATAGAAATGACCTTATTTACAAAAGTGAAAGAGAAAAATTCAATGCAGTTTGCGATAAAATTGCAGAACTTCATAAAAAAGGTCAACCTGTACTTGTAGGTACTGCTTCAATTGAAAAATCAGAAAAATTACATGAAATATTAAAACAGAAAAAAATACCTCATACAGTTTTAAATGCAAAACAACATGAAAAAGAGGGAAAAATAATTGCCGATGCTGGACAAAAAGGTGCAGTAACAATTGCTACAAATATGGCAGGACGGGGAGTTGATATTAAATTAACTCAAGAAATCCTAGACCTTGGTGGTTTAGCAATCATAGGAACAGAAAGACACGAAAGTAGAAGAATTGATAATCAGCTAAGAGGAAGAGCTGGTCGGCAAGGTGATGTGGGTGTTTCTCAATTTTATCTATCATTAGAAGATAATCTTCTTAGAATCTTTGGAAGTGATAAAATCAAAGGTATCATGGAAAGATTAGGTATTGAAGAAGGTGAACATATCGAATCTAAAATGGTTACTCGTGCAGTTGAAAATGCACAGAAAAAAGTGGAAACAATGCACTTTGAGAGTAGAAAACACCTTTTAGAATATGATGATGTTGCAAATAAACAAAGAAAAGTAATCTACAGCTTTAGAAATGATTTATTAGACCCTAACTTTAAAATTACTGAAAAACTTGATGAAAATAGAGCTGAATATATAACAAACTTACTTATGCATGCAAATATCATAAATGGTATGGCAGCAGAAGATTTTGATTATGACTTTATTATTAACAAAGTAAAAGAAGAATTAAACTTAGAACTTACATTAGAGGATATCAAAGCAGAATCTTTTGATGATTTACAAGAAAAACTACTTACAATCATAAAAGAAGTATATGAAGAAAAAATGAGTATGGCAGCTCCTGAACAAAAAGCTGAAATTGAGAGAATTCTTTACTTACAAATTCTTGATAATGCTTGGAGAGAACATTTATATTCAATGGATAACCTAAAAACTGGTATTGGTCTACGAGGTTATAATCAAAAAGACCCATTAGTTGAATATAAAAAAGAATCTTACAATATGTTCTTAGAACTTATTGCAAATATTAAAAATGAGATTATCAAAATATTATTCACAGTTCAATTAAGAGATTCTCAAGAAGAAGAGAAAGAAAAAGAAGCAATTGAAGCTATGAAAGCAAAAATGATAGAAGCTTCTGAAAATATTTCAACTAACTTTGAAGAGGTTCCAAGAGCAGAAAAGAAAATAGCTAGAAATGACCCTTGCCCTTGTGGGAGTGGAAAAAAATATAAACAATGTTGTGGAGTAAGTGGTCCTAAAAGAGGATTGATAGCAGGTAAATAA